A stretch of Haloprofundus halophilus DNA encodes these proteins:
- a CDS encoding LysE family translocator: protein MFDALTTGLAGVVFGLALAAPPGPMNAVIAEESVVHGWKSGFRAGLGAFSADFVFFVLALLGVVGFVERFPTVRAAMVGVGGLLMLYFAYGAVRSVSDSFRGGTLPDDSAGFRKAFVLALTNPYQVLFWLTIGVGLLEAGTVDVLSQTPYVGGELAGRLVVETGSPALVAGFFGGILLWVSGFPAALVTAERRVESLAPVVAGVSAVVLGGFGVAFLYDAATQLL, encoded by the coding sequence GTGTTCGATGCGTTGACCACCGGACTCGCGGGCGTCGTCTTCGGACTGGCGCTGGCCGCGCCGCCGGGACCGATGAACGCCGTCATCGCCGAGGAGAGCGTCGTCCACGGCTGGAAATCGGGATTTCGGGCGGGGCTCGGCGCGTTCTCGGCCGACTTCGTCTTCTTCGTGCTCGCACTGCTCGGCGTCGTCGGCTTCGTCGAACGCTTCCCGACGGTTCGGGCTGCGATGGTCGGCGTCGGCGGCCTGCTGATGCTCTACTTCGCCTACGGCGCGGTCCGCTCGGTCTCCGACTCGTTCCGCGGCGGGACGCTCCCCGACGACAGCGCGGGCTTCAGAAAGGCGTTCGTGCTCGCGCTGACGAACCCGTACCAGGTACTGTTCTGGCTCACCATCGGCGTCGGCCTCCTCGAAGCCGGCACCGTCGACGTGCTCTCGCAGACGCCGTACGTCGGCGGGGAACTCGCCGGACGGCTCGTCGTCGAGACCGGGAGCCCGGCGCTCGTCGCGGGGTTCTTCGGCGGCATCCTGCTCTGGGTCTCGGGGTTTCCGGCCGCCCTCGTCACCGCCGAGCGCCGCGTCGAGTCGCTCGCGCCCGTCGTCGCCGGGGTGAGCGCCGTCGTCCTCGGCGGGTTCGGCGTTGCGTTTCTGTACGATGCGGCGACGCAGTTGCTGTGA
- a CDS encoding proteasome assembly chaperone family protein encodes MDDIDIEAVADPELDDPVLVEGLPGVGHVGKLAAEHLRDEFDGELVRRVYSSDFPPQVSVDDEGVADLTCAELHAVTVDGTDLLILTGDHQAQSNAGHYRLTDAFLDIAEEFGVSRAFALGGVPTGELVEEYTVLGAVSGADGKEELEDAGVEFRPDEPAGGIVGVSGLILGLGKRRGLDAACLMGETSGYLVDPKSARAVIEVLQHVLDFEVDFASLEERAEEMEEVVGKIQEMQQQQSLPTDDDLRYIG; translated from the coding sequence ATGGACGACATCGACATCGAGGCGGTCGCCGACCCCGAACTCGACGACCCGGTTCTCGTCGAAGGGCTGCCGGGCGTCGGTCACGTCGGGAAACTCGCCGCCGAACACCTCCGCGACGAGTTCGACGGCGAACTGGTGCGTCGCGTCTACTCCTCGGACTTCCCGCCGCAGGTGAGCGTCGACGACGAGGGCGTCGCCGACCTCACGTGCGCGGAACTGCACGCCGTCACCGTCGACGGGACGGATCTTCTCATTCTGACGGGAGACCACCAGGCGCAGAGCAACGCGGGCCACTACCGCCTCACCGACGCGTTTCTCGACATCGCCGAGGAGTTCGGCGTCTCCCGCGCGTTCGCACTCGGCGGCGTGCCGACCGGCGAACTCGTCGAGGAGTACACCGTCCTCGGCGCGGTGAGCGGGGCCGACGGGAAGGAGGAACTCGAAGACGCCGGCGTCGAGTTCCGCCCCGACGAACCCGCGGGCGGCATCGTCGGCGTCTCCGGGCTCATCTTGGGTCTCGGCAAGCGCCGCGGCCTCGACGCCGCGTGTCTGATGGGCGAGACGAGCGGCTACCTCGTCGACCCCAAGAGCGCGCGAGCGGTCATCGAAGTGCTCCAACACGTTCTCGATTTCGAGGTGGACTTCGCCTCGCTCGAAGAGCGCGCCGAGGAGATGGAGGAGGTCGTCGGCAAGATTCAGGAGATGCAACAGCAACAGAGCCTCCCGACCGACGACGACCTGCGCTACATCGGTTGA
- a CDS encoding DUF420 domain-containing protein, translating into MATASASGVAKQHPAAITAVLSVVGYAVVIGTFLGVVPARVFPELTLQQVNRLADAIALVNTVNTGVLVAGWYWIRNDEVKKHATAMVSSFALILFFLVLYLTKIGGGGTKEFVGPELVYYAYLAMLAIHIILSIVSVPVVLYALVLGLTHTPSELRTETPHKRVGRIAAGSWILSLSLGVVTYLLLNHVYDWEFVAAFVGVPLW; encoded by the coding sequence ATGGCAACTGCCAGCGCCAGCGGGGTCGCAAAGCAACACCCCGCGGCCATCACCGCGGTTCTCAGCGTCGTCGGCTACGCCGTCGTCATCGGGACGTTTCTCGGTGTCGTCCCGGCACGGGTGTTCCCGGAACTCACCCTCCAACAGGTCAACCGACTCGCCGACGCCATCGCGCTCGTCAACACCGTCAACACCGGCGTGCTCGTCGCCGGTTGGTACTGGATTCGCAACGACGAGGTGAAGAAGCACGCGACGGCGATGGTCTCCTCCTTCGCGCTCATCCTGTTCTTCCTCGTGCTCTACCTGACGAAGATCGGCGGCGGCGGGACCAAGGAGTTCGTCGGCCCGGAACTGGTGTACTACGCGTACCTGGCGATGCTGGCGATTCACATTATCCTCTCCATCGTCTCGGTGCCGGTGGTGTTGTACGCGCTGGTGTTGGGGTTGACCCACACCCCGAGCGAACTCCGGACGGAGACGCCGCACAAGCGCGTCGGGCGCATCGCCGCGGGGTCGTGGATTCTCTCGCTCTCGCTCGGCGTCGTGACGTACCTGCTGTTGAACCACGTCTACGACTGGGAGTTCGTCGCCGCCTTCGTCGGCGTGCCGCTGTGGTGA
- a CDS encoding RNA-protein complex protein Nop10: MKSDIRVCSTWRERHSRPVYTLSETCPECGAAAENSAPAPFNPEDPYGEYRRALKRRSRQ; the protein is encoded by the coding sequence ATGAAGTCCGACATCCGGGTCTGCTCGACGTGGCGCGAGCGTCACTCCCGCCCGGTGTACACCCTCTCCGAGACGTGTCCCGAGTGCGGAGCCGCAGCCGAGAACAGCGCGCCGGCCCCGTTCAACCCCGAGGACCCCTACGGCGAGTACCGACGCGCTCTTAAGCGGCGCAGTCGGCAATAA
- a CDS encoding NAD(P)-dependent glycerol-1-phosphate dehydrogenase, with protein sequence MFDKTTWIKLPRNVLVGHGVVDQLADAVAELPFSGSPLIVTSPTPKRLVGDRVCAQFDDPATVTVSEASFAAVERVIDAARETEAGFLVGLGGGKPVDIAKMASDHLGRGFVSVPTAASHDGIVSGRGSVPEGDTRHSVAADPPLAVVADTELLAEAPWELTTAGCADIISNYTAVQDWQLANRLKNVEYSEYAGALSQMTAEMLVDSADSIKPGLEESCWIVVKALVSSGVAMSIAGSSRPASGAEHLFSHQLDRIAPGRALHGHQVGVGSIITAYLHSGPKGQWRNIRDALESIDAPTTASDLGLTADEVLEALTTAHEIRDRYTILGDGVDERAAEEVASVTGVI encoded by the coding sequence ATGTTCGACAAAACGACGTGGATAAAGCTCCCGCGCAACGTCCTCGTCGGGCACGGCGTCGTCGACCAGTTGGCCGACGCGGTGGCGGAACTACCCTTCTCGGGCAGTCCGCTCATCGTCACGAGTCCGACACCGAAGCGACTCGTCGGCGACCGCGTCTGCGCGCAGTTCGACGACCCGGCGACGGTCACCGTCTCGGAGGCGAGCTTCGCGGCCGTCGAGCGCGTCATCGACGCCGCCCGCGAGACTGAAGCGGGCTTTCTCGTCGGTCTCGGCGGCGGCAAACCCGTCGACATCGCCAAGATGGCCAGCGACCACCTCGGCCGAGGGTTCGTCTCGGTGCCGACGGCGGCGAGCCACGACGGCATCGTCTCCGGTCGGGGCTCGGTGCCCGAGGGCGACACCCGCCACAGCGTCGCCGCCGACCCGCCGCTGGCCGTCGTCGCCGACACCGAACTGCTGGCGGAAGCGCCGTGGGAGCTGACGACGGCGGGGTGTGCGGACATCATCTCGAACTACACCGCGGTGCAGGACTGGCAGCTCGCGAACCGCCTCAAGAACGTCGAGTACTCCGAGTACGCGGGTGCGCTCTCGCAGATGACCGCCGAGATGCTCGTCGACAGCGCCGACTCAATCAAGCCCGGACTGGAGGAGTCCTGCTGGATAGTCGTGAAGGCGCTGGTCTCCTCCGGCGTGGCGATGTCCATCGCGGGTTCGTCGCGGCCCGCGTCGGGGGCGGAACACCTCTTCTCGCACCAGCTCGACCGTATCGCGCCCGGGCGGGCGCTCCACGGCCACCAGGTCGGCGTCGGCTCCATCATCACCGCCTACCTCCACAGCGGCCCGAAGGGGCAGTGGCGCAACATCCGCGACGCGCTGGAGAGCATCGACGCGCCGACGACGGCCTCCGACCTCGGTCTCACCGCCGACGAGGTGCTCGAAGCGCTCACGACCGCCCACGAGATCCGCGACCGGTACACGATTCTCGGCGACGGCGTCGACGAGCGAGCGGCCGAGGAGGTCGCCAGCGTCACGGGCGTCATCTGA